A window from Variovorax sp. PBL-E5 encodes these proteins:
- a CDS encoding acyl-CoA dehydrogenase family protein: MSTPDNDLKPEEFAKAAAEAITDAQTRNFRDAAGVLANAGLCGVCAREDAGGLALGIEFAVPIVAEAGRLRLQWPLLETILIAKALGDSPLAAELVGGERVATWALQGNLQDKLAGHARHAGHCDWVLVADGRGGGALLDLGSVEIQNDEALDPEHPQSWLKLDGAKVLAALDAATFAALQRDSDILIASLVNGAAEGALTTTAEYMSTRVQFGRPLSAKQAVRHLLARMRLLQEASNAGIQRVLRTDEDDRVRDTRPVLANALAGAAFVLEKSIHLHGGMGFTWEVPLHYALREVRKFDAAWGSGALARQVGRDFIQSV, translated from the coding sequence ATGAGCACGCCGGACAACGATCTCAAGCCCGAAGAGTTTGCCAAGGCTGCCGCCGAGGCGATCACGGATGCGCAGACCCGCAACTTCCGTGACGCCGCCGGGGTTCTGGCCAACGCCGGCCTGTGCGGTGTGTGCGCGCGCGAAGACGCCGGCGGTCTGGCATTGGGCATCGAGTTCGCCGTGCCCATCGTGGCCGAAGCGGGCAGGCTGCGGCTGCAATGGCCGCTGCTCGAAACCATTCTGATCGCCAAGGCGCTGGGCGATTCGCCTCTGGCAGCAGAACTGGTCGGCGGCGAACGCGTGGCCACCTGGGCGCTGCAAGGCAACCTGCAGGACAAGCTGGCGGGTCACGCCCGCCACGCCGGGCACTGCGACTGGGTGCTGGTCGCGGACGGCCGGGGCGGCGGTGCCCTGCTGGACCTGGGCTCGGTCGAGATTCAGAACGACGAAGCGCTGGACCCGGAGCATCCTCAGTCGTGGCTGAAGCTGGACGGCGCCAAGGTGCTGGCCGCGCTGGATGCCGCCACGTTCGCGGCATTGCAGCGCGACAGCGACATCCTGATTGCCAGCCTCGTCAACGGTGCCGCCGAAGGCGCCTTGACCACCACGGCCGAGTACATGTCGACCCGCGTGCAGTTCGGCCGTCCCCTGTCGGCCAAACAAGCCGTGCGCCACCTGCTGGCGCGCATGCGCCTGTTGCAGGAAGCCTCCAACGCGGGCATCCAGCGCGTGCTTCGCACCGATGAAGACGACAGGGTGCGCGATACGCGGCCGGTGCTGGCCAACGCCCTGGCCGGCGCGGCGTTCGTGCTGGAGAAATCCATCCACCTGCATGGCGGCATGGGCTTCACCTGGGAGGTTCCCCTGCA